CGACATACACGACCGCGTCAACTATGCCGCCAAAGCGTCGTTCCTGCGCGTCGATCCCGACAAGCAGAACATCACGCTCGAAATCAAAATCGACGACTCGATTGCATCCGTGATGGAGTACTTCGAAATCTTCCTCACCCGTATGGTGATGTGTCGTAACGCGGCCACCTTCCTCGGCATGAAATTCGAATTGGATATCAACGGAAACAAATTGCTGTGAGCGGACAGGGACTGTCGTACAAGGATTCCGGCGTCGACATCGCCTCCGGGGATGAGGCCACCGAACGCATCAAACAACTCGTCAAGAAAACCTACAACCCCGCCGTCCTCAATGGCATCGGCGGCTTCGGCGGTCTCTTTGACGGCAGATTCAAAGGCCTCAAGCAGCCCGTGCTCGTCTCCTCGGCCGATGGCGTCGGTACTAAGCTCAAACTTGCATTTCTGACCGGCAAACACGACACGGTCGGCCAGGACCTCGTCAACCACTGCACCAACGATATCCTCGTCATGGGCGCGCGGCCGCTCTTCTTCCTCGACTATTTCGCCACCGGCAAACTCGTGCCTGCCGTCGTCGCCGACGTCGTTGCCGGCATGGCCCGCGCCTGCAAGGAAAACGGCTGCGCCCTGATCGGCGGTGAAACTGCCGAAATGCCCGGCTTTTACCAGGAAAACGAATACGACCTCGCCGGCTTTATCGTCGGCGTCGTCGAACGCTCCCGTATCGTCGACGGCTCCAAAATCAGACCCGGCGACCTGGTGCTCGGCCTCGAATCCTCCGGCCTTCACACCAACGGCTACTCGCTGGCGCGCAGACTCTTCTTCGACAAGCTCAACCTTGCGCCCGACTCGCCAATCCCCGGACTCGGTCAGACTGTCGCTGAAGCGCTCATGGCCGTCCACCGCAGCTATCTTAAACCGATTACCAAACTCCGCGAGCAGGTCGCTGTCCACGGCTTGGCCCATATCACCGGCGGTGGCATCCCCGGCAACCTCGTCCGCGTCCTGCCGAAAAACTGCCGCGCGGTCATCGCTAAATCCGCCTGGGCCGTACCGCCCCTCTTTCGCTTCATGCAAGAGCAGGGCGACATCGCCGAATCCGATCTGTACTCCGCCTTCAATATGGGCATCGGCCTGATGCTGGTCATCTCCGCGAAAGACCGCGACGCCGCGCTGCGCAGCTTGAAACGCCAGAAAGTTGCCTGCCATGTCGTCGGCGAAATTGTCCGCGGCAAACGTGAGGTCAGCCTCCAGTGACCGCGTCACGAATTGTTACCACGGATTGAAGCCCCGTCAATGCGCTTCCGCTTTCCTCAACGCCTGATCTTGCTCCTCTTGGCGGCTGTATTCTTCAGCCTTGCCTTCGAACCGTCACCGTTGTGGTTTCTGATCTATTTCTTTGTTCCGCTCTTTATCGCCGCCATCCGCGGACTCGGGTTTCGCGAGGGCTTCCGCAGCGGCTGGGGTTTCGGCGTCGTCACTGCCGTTCTCACCCTCTATTGGGTCGTCTACGTCAACGTCGTCGGCGTCATTCTCCTGATTCTCGTGCACTCGATCTACTACGGCTTCGTCGGCGGTATCCTCGGCAGTGCCACGCGCCGTTTTGGCCGCGCCGGCATTGCGCTTACGCCCTTCCTCTGGGTCGGCATGGAGTACCTCCGCGCGCAAACGCAGGTCTCCTTCCCGTGGCAAAATCTCGCTTACACGCAGGCCGCCAACACCGTCATCGTCCAACTGGCTGAAATCAGCGGCGATGCCACGATCACCTTTTTCATCGCGTTCGTCGGCCTCTTGCTCTACCTTGCTTACACTAACCTGCGCCGCCTGATTCTCTCGATCAGCCTCTTTGTCGCGGTCATCATCCTCTACACCGGCGCCTATTTCTGGGGCGCCTCGCGCTTCCAGCCCCTCGCACCCGATTTCACCGTCGCCGCACTCCAGGGCAACATCCCCGTCCAGCAGAAGTGGCAGAACGGCCGCGCTGATCACAACTTCCAGACCTACGAGGCACTCAGCGCCGAGGCCGCTGCTGCCGGCGCTAAATTGCTGGTCTGGCCCGAGAGTGCCGCACCCATGTACCTCAATCTCGAACCGCCCTACATGGACTGGATCGCGTCCATGGCCCGCCGCAACAGCGTCGATATCATGACTGGCGGCCTCCACATGACACGCCTCCCCGACGGCACCCGCCGCTACTTCAACTCGACCTACTACTTCACGCCCGTTGGCCGCGATCCGCGCATCTACGATAAACACTGGCTCGTGCCCTTCGGCGAACATATGCCCTACGCCGAGAGAATTACCGCCATCGCCAAGTTCCGCGAGTTCGTCAAGGAACGCCTCGCGCTCGATATCTCCGACTTCCATCCCGGCGACAGCCTCGTGCTGTTCGAATCCAACGGCCGCAAGTTCGGCACGCTGATCTGCTTCGAAATCGCCTACAACGAATTTGTCCGCGACCTGGTTAATCGCGGCGCCGACTTCCTCACCGTCATTACCAACGATGACTGGTTCGGCGAAACCGCCGGTCCCTACCAGCACGCCGCCATCCCGATCTTTCGCGCCGTCGAAAATCGCGTCTGGATCGTCCGCGCCGCCAACACCGGCATCAGCGCGATCTTTGATCCCTATGGTCGCGTCGTCGCTAAAACCAAACTCGGCGAAAAAACCTTCCTCGCCGGCAACATCGGCCACCGCGGCCCCGTCACGCTCTTCCAGAAACATGGCGCCGTTCTCGGCAAGATTTGCCTTGCTGTCAGCTTGCTTGCAGGTATAATTCTTGCCGTTGCGAAGAAACGTCATGATACCTGGCAAGCTGATCACATTCATCCTCGCGCTTAGCCTTTTCTCCGTCCCGCTGGCC
This portion of the Candidatus Zixiibacteriota bacterium genome encodes:
- a CDS encoding phosphoribosylformylglycinamidine cyclo-ligase; translation: MSGQGLSYKDSGVDIASGDEATERIKQLVKKTYNPAVLNGIGGFGGLFDGRFKGLKQPVLVSSADGVGTKLKLAFLTGKHDTVGQDLVNHCTNDILVMGARPLFFLDYFATGKLVPAVVADVVAGMARACKENGCALIGGETAEMPGFYQENEYDLAGFIVGVVERSRIVDGSKIRPGDLVLGLESSGLHTNGYSLARRLFFDKLNLAPDSPIPGLGQTVAEALMAVHRSYLKPITKLREQVAVHGLAHITGGGIPGNLVRVLPKNCRAVIAKSAWAVPPLFRFMQEQGDIAESDLYSAFNMGIGLMLVISAKDRDAALRSLKRQKVACHVVGEIVRGKREVSLQ
- the lnt gene encoding apolipoprotein N-acyltransferase; its protein translation is MRFRFPQRLILLLLAAVFFSLAFEPSPLWFLIYFFVPLFIAAIRGLGFREGFRSGWGFGVVTAVLTLYWVVYVNVVGVILLILVHSIYYGFVGGILGSATRRFGRAGIALTPFLWVGMEYLRAQTQVSFPWQNLAYTQAANTVIVQLAEISGDATITFFIAFVGLLLYLAYTNLRRLILSISLFVAVIILYTGAYFWGASRFQPLAPDFTVAALQGNIPVQQKWQNGRADHNFQTYEALSAEAAAAGAKLLVWPESAAPMYLNLEPPYMDWIASMARRNSVDIMTGGLHMTRLPDGTRRYFNSTYYFTPVGRDPRIYDKHWLVPFGEHMPYAERITAIAKFREFVKERLALDISDFHPGDSLVLFESNGRKFGTLICFEIAYNEFVRDLVNRGADFLTVITNDDWFGETAGPYQHAAIPIFRAVENRVWIVRAANTGISAIFDPYGRVVAKTKLGEKTFLAGNIGHRGPVTLFQKHGAVLGKICLAVSLLAGIILAVAKKRHDTWQADHIHPRA